The genome window CAAGCAATATGTATTTTGAGAACGTGAACGTGAACAACGGACAGGACGCGGAGGGACTGGCGGCGAGGATCACAGCCCAGCAGCGGAGAGAAATGAGCGGATACGGAAGCATGTAAGAGGTGTATGAAATGGCACAGAGTTATTTTATCTGGAAAGGCATTGACTGCCGGGATATGGGCGTGAAACTGTCCGGCCCTGTGCCGATCATCCGCCCGGAGGAGAGGGTTCAGCATGTGGAGATCCCGGGACGGAGCGGCGACCTAACAGAGCTGGAAGGGACGCAGGTATACAACAGCTACATCCAGACGGCCACGATCATGGTACAGGGCGGATACCGGGTGCGGGAGATATACAACTGGCTGAAAGGCTCCGGGTATGTCACATTCCACGGAGAACCAGATAGAAAACAAGCGGCGCGGATCGTGGGCGCTATTACGCTGAACAAACACAGCCGGAACCTGGACTGGTGGGTGGGTGAAGTTCAGTTTTACTGCCAGCCGCTGAAGCAGAAGCTGACGGAGGACACGGTGACGGTCACAAGCAGCGGTACTGCGGTGATAAACGCCGGGGACGTGGAGAGCAGGCCGAAGATCACAGCGAAGGCAAACGCAAGCAGCATGACGATCACCATCGGCGGGAAGTCGCTGACGATCACGGGACTGACAAGCGGGAGCGAATACATCATTGACAGCGAGATCATGGAGGTAAGCAACGCGGCCAGGACGGCACTGATCACAAAAGACAGCGTTGGGAGTTTCCCGATGCTGGCGCCTGGAAGCAATACGATCACCGGCAGCGGATGGAGCAAGCTGGTGATCGACCGAAGGGAGCGGTTCCTGTGATTCATGTATATGACAAAGGAAACAGCGCCTATGACAAAAACGGCAATGTGATCCTTTTCCCAAAGAACGGCACGGTAAGGATGGCAGCCGGAGGCAACTATGAGCTTCAGATGGTCTGTCCGATGGACGCGGAGGGCGGATACAAGCACCTGATCCGGGAGGCGGTTGTCAAGGCGCCGGTGCCGAAGGAAACAATCGAAACCGCTTACAGTGGGATGGAGGTTGACCTGTATGTAACGAACCAGGCGGCGGCCCTGCGGAGCGGGAAAAACGAGCCAAGCACGATCAATTATCCGACATGGACTGCAAACCCTGAAACGCCGTACACAGCGGGAAGTAAGGTAACATACCTGAATAAAAACTATCAGTGTAATCAGTTTGACGCGACAAGCCCGCAGAGCGTCATCCCGCCGAATGCAAATAGCTGGTGGACGGAGATCGCAAGGACAACGAGCGGCGATCCTGTGCTGGTGAATCTGAAGAGCGGGACAAGTCTGTATTACGTATCCGGCCCGGACGGCAACGGATGGTACACGATGTGTACAACATACGGCCTGGAGGGATACATCAAAGGGACGCAGATCACATACAGCAGGCACCTGACACCGGCGGAGACACAGCCACGAACCATCACGGAACAGCTTTTCCGGATCAAGACGGTGAACAGGGACAAAATGAACAATACCGTGACGGTAAACGCGAAGCATATCAGCTATGACATGAACGGGGTGCTGATCAAAAACGCGAAAATAAACCGGAAGTCTCCGGCGGAGGCGCTGGCATGGATTGAGCAGGCGTTCATGATCACATATCCGGGGACGATAGCCACAAACATGCCGACAAACGCGGACGCGACATACAGCGCGGAGATCAGCGGGAAAAGCGGCATGTATGCGCTGATCGATCCGGACAAGGGCGTTGTGCCGTGTTTCGGAGCGGAGTTCAGGCGGGACAACTGGGATCTGTTTGTGATGGCGAAAACCAACACAGACAGGGGCTTCCGCATCCGATACAGCAACAACATGCAGGGCGTTCAGTGGAAGACGGACAGCAGCAGCCTGAAAACGCGGATCGTGCCGGTGGCGAAGGATGAGGACGGGAGCGACCTGTATCTGACGCCGACAGAATGGATCAACAGCAGTCATATCAATGACTATGACACCATATACATGGAGAGGCTGAAGGTCAACGGCCAGGTAGGCAAGGATGACGGAACAGAGACGGATACAAAATGGACGGCGGCAACGCTGCGGGCGGAAATGCGGAAGCAGGCGCAGAGCCTTTTTGATGTCGACCATGTAGACGTTCCGAGCGATGAGATCACGGTGGCCTTCGAGATGATGGGAGATACGGCGGAATATCCGTGGCTGAAAGCGCTCCAGAGCATGGTGCTGTATGATACCGTGATCGCCATTGACGAAGACACGGGCCTGAGCGCCAGCGTGACGGTGGACGAACTGGAGTTTGATATCGTAAAGAAAAAGATCACGGCGGCGAAGCTGACGAACTACAAAGCCTACAACGTGAAGAATGTAGGCGGGTTCAATGTGCTGGACAACAGCATCACGGGGGACAAACTGACGGACGAAGCAGGGGAACAGCTCATCAGCAGCGCGGTGAACAGCGCCACAGAGAGTGCAACGGAATATACAGACCAGAAGGCCTACCAGACACGGCAGCAGGCCGCGGCGGACACGGATGACGCCATAAACGGATATGACTCTCAGATAAAAAACTGGATCGCGCAGAATTACCAGCCGTTACCGAACAGACGCAGCATAGAAGAGGAAGGCAGATGATAAGGCATGGCAAACTACAAAGAGGATATCATCAATATTGAACTGGAAAACGGAACACTGCACAGGAGTTTCCTGCATCACAGCATCGGAGAGGGTGACGCGAAAGCAAACCGGTATGGAGTGCGGGTGTACAGAAACGGGCAACCGGTGACGCTGGGCGGGAGCTGTAAGGGCTTTTTCATCCGAGCGGACGGTGCAACAGTGACCGTGACGGACGGAGTGGTTGAGGGAAATGTTGCATATGTAATACTGCCGGAAACCTGTTACGCGGTGGAGGGTGTTTTCAGCCTTGCCATTAAGGTGATAAACGGCAGCGAGACGGTCACAATGAGGATCGTTGACGGCGTTGTGAGCCGGACAAGCAGCGGAAGCGCGGTAGATCCGGGAACGATTATTCCGAGCGTGGAAGCGATGCTGGCAGAGATTGCGGCAGCGGAGGCAACCATTCCGTTGGACTACAGCAATGTGAACAAGGCGCTGCGGCTCCAGCAGACGGGCATACAGACACAGACACTGTCCTGGGAACAGGGCGGCATCGATGGCGATACGGGTGCATTCAACACAAGCACAATCCAGATCCGCACCGGGTTCATATACGTGGGCAAGGGAAACGTGATCAAGATCACGACGAGCAACGGATACAGAGGGCACGTAAGATGGTACAACGGAGCGAACGCTTCGCAGTTTGTGAGCAGTGAAAACAGCGTAAGCGGATACATCACAGCGCAGGCGGATTATGTAGCGCTGGTATGTACGGAACCGAACTGGGGAACCATCGTTCCTTCAGAAGGATCAAACATGGGCATGAAGATCGTCAGTGGAGCGGAGGCAGAAATCGGCATCGTAAAGCAGGCGTTCATCCTGGCCAGCGTGCCGATAGAACTGGACACGCACACATGGGTACTGAGCTTCCCGATAAACAACTATTGCCGGGTGATCACATCCTTCGGTGAAAAAATAAATCTGAATATCCAGGGAGACGTACAACTCCAGCAGAGCTGCATCATCTACTACAAGAAGGACACGAATGAGATCGTCACAAGGGACTACGTAACAGCGATTGATGATCCGAACCTGTACCTGATAGGCGTGACCAACGGTGCGCAGGTTGTCTATATGAACATCATGAGCGCCTTCAAGGTGGATGGCGTGACGAGCGCAGGAAGCTGTCCGGAGTTCACATTCCTGTACAACTACAGATACGCGCCTGCATACATCGCGGTGCTGGGCGACAGCATCAGCACATACGATGGATACTCCGAGGGTGCATATTATCCGTCCGGCGACGTGGACACGGTGGATGAAACATGGTGGGCAATCGTGGCAAAGGGCCTGCGGCTGGGATACGACAGCGCGACGGTGAGCGCCATCAGCCGGACAACGTTCATTGACCAGAACGACGAAAGCCTTCCGCCGGCATATGACAGCACGCGGATCGCACGGCTGGGATCGGTACACTATCCGAGCTACATCTTCGTGAACATGGGAACGAATGATCCGTACCTGAACAACATCGGAAGCATGACATACGAATCAGACATCACAGCGCTGGAGGCGCTGCCGGAATCCACGACGAAGGGCATCGCACTGACCATCAGGAAGCTCCAGGCGGCATACAGTGACGCCAGGATCGTTATGCTGATCCCGAAACCTGTGAAGATTGACACAGTTCATGAAACATCACCGCAATATACGGCGGAACTGGTGGAAAAGGTGGCGGAGCGGATCAAGGCGCTGGGAGAGCTTTACGGCGTTTTCAAAGTGATTGATCTGCGGAAGTGTGACATCAACCAGAGCAACGTGGCCAGCTACTGCGGAGACAGCGCAATTCATCCGAACGCAAGCGGAATGAAGCGCATGGGGCAGTACATCCTCTTTGAAATGATGAAATAAAGGAGGGAAAACATGAACAGCGCACAATATGTCAGTAATCTGCTTGAAGAGCTGAAAAAGGCCGGTACGGCCCTGATGGTTATTGCCTGGAAGATCGCACTGGCCTGTGTGGGCTGGGCATACGTTTTCGGCGCACGGGGGCAGTATTGCACACCGGCGAACAGGAGGGCGAGATACTCTGACGCACATCCGACCATCAAGACGGCATGTAAGAACTATAACGGATCATCTTCAGAAGGGTGCCAGGGCTGCAAGTGGTATCCGGGAAACCTGCTGACGCGGTTTTTTGATTGCAGGGGTTTTCCATACTGGATTTTCAAAATCGTCTACGGCTTTGAGATCATGGGTGCCGGTGCGACTTCACAGTGGAACACCAAAGCAAACTGGAGGGCGCAGGGAACAATAGACACATGCCCTGATGATATCATCGTCTGCCTGTTTCAGCAGGATAAGAATAAGAAAAGCACAATGGCACATACCGGTATCGGATTCCACGGTGAGACGGTTGAGTGCCAGAATGGCGTGCAGTATTTCGCAAAACGCAAAGACAAGTGGACACATTGGGCCATCCCGGCCTGTGTGGAAATGGAGGGACAGCCAATGCCGGACAAGGATCAGAAAGAAGAGCCGAAGGAAAACGAGCCTACGCTGAGGAAGGGAAGCCGCGGGGATTGGGTGACGATTCTCCAGAATAAGCTGATCATGCGCGGCTATTCATGCGGAAGCAAGGGCGCGGATGGAATCTACGGAAATGACACGGTTGCAGCAGTGAAAGCCTTCCAGAAGGCAAACGGACTGACGGCTGACGGAGTGACAGGCCAGAAGACCTGGGCGGCACTGAACCAGACGGCACCGGTGACGGAGACATATTACACGGTGACGATCAAAAACAAGACAAAAGCCCAGGCGGAGGAAATCATCAGCAAATACGGCGGCACAATGGCCGCTGAATAAGAAAAGACAGGGAAAGGACGGGTGAAGATCTATGAGAACAGGCACAGTTTCCTACAAGCTGGAGGATCTGCGGAAGGGCGTCATCATTCCTATTGGTATGGTAGGAGAAAATGACTTCACGCGGGTGATCTTTGACGCGGAGGAGGTTTTCAAAAAGCATCCGGACGCACAGGTCACAATGAAGGTGCAGCCGCCGAAGGGCGGGATCTATCCGGCAACAGTGACCAGGGACGGGAATGCCGTCATCTGGCAGGTGAAGGCGGCAGATGTAGCGCACAGAGGAAGCGGAGAGCTTCAGCTCACATTTACTGATGATACGATGGTGGAGAAATCCTACATCGCAAGGACGGACATCAAGCGGTCACTGGTAGGGAACGGGCCTGCTCCTGATCCTGTTCAGGACTGGGTGGACAACGCGGAGGAAGTGCTGGACGATCTGGAGGCGGCGGAGGCTCATCAGCCGATCATCGGCCTGGATGGATACTGGTATACATGGAACCAGGGAACCGGCGAATATGAAAAGACAAACACGAAGGCACAGGGCCAGGATGGACACAGCCCGGTGCTGACATCAAGCAAAAGCGGAAAAACCACAACCATCTTTGCGGACGGTGATCAGCTCGCGCAGATCCTGGACGGCGAAGACGGCCAGGGCGCTGACGTGATTGATGACACCGCAGGCGAAGGGGACACGGACAAGACCTGGAGCGCTGACAAACTGGACACAGAGATAACTGATGTAAAGAGCGGTTTACAGGGCGTGGGCAATTCCGTTGATAACATCCTTGACCATGAAACCTATACAGAAGGTGGAGCATCAGAGTATACACCTGTTACACCGAACACAACTGTCAATGGAAAACGATCTACCATTAACGGATATGGTTATGCGTCAATATCTGAACCGACATCTACCAACATGATTATTTATCCTGTTGAGATCGGAAAAACATACAAAGTAAAAGGATATAGCAACAGCACAAACGTCAGACCACTGTTGATTGTTGCAGATTCTGTTGTTACAAGTGGTGGTATTGCAAACCCGGGAACGTTTGATTATGTGTTGGGAACGAATGAAACAGCGCAGGCAGAAGAAAAGGAATATACAGCTTTAAGGACAGGTTATTTATATATTAACTCAAACGGAAGCGATTGTGGTTTGTGGTTAAAAAACATTATTCAAGTGCGTAAATATCACATGGACAACGTGCTGAAAGACCTGTCTGATATTGATTCCGTAATTGATAAAATCACAAGGGCAAAAATTGATTCATCGTCTGCATGGACAAAGGTTGTGCCGAGAAACGCCGAACCTGTCGCAAGGGTAACGAACATTGCGAACACCGTCACAACGGTTCGGTCTATTTTGAGCAGGAACGTTGCAGATAAAAACGCTGTTGATGATGTCGAGATAGACGCAGATCACACGATGAAAAAAGGCATCAAGACCGTAAGACTTCCTGCCGGACGATACTATGTAATTCTTGGAAATGTCGGTGCTTATACGATGGTAAAGAGATACGAAAACGGTGTGTACTCCTCTACCATGTATAAAGAACAGTTTCCGATGAAAGTCAGTATCACCGATCCTGGCGGTGGGTGCTTTATCGTTTATGCTTCTTCCGTTTCAAATCTTGGTGATTTGAGTGGGTTGTGTATTGCAAGACTGCATGATGACGAAACAACTCTCTCATATGACGCATATTCGGAAAAAACATACACACCGGAAGAGCTTGCATCGAATAACAGGATTGAGGTTGTACCGAACGGTATTATTGAGTTTGTGAACAGCGGTAATACTGCCGTTGCTTCTACGGTTGAATATACCGTATTCGGAAAAGACGATGACACAACCACAAGAAAGGACTTCATTATTTCACCAGATGGTACAAAGTTCCTGCCGATGATTAAAAATGACGGTTCTGTTGTGGGTGCAAGAGTTATACCGAAAAAGGCATTTTTCATCGGTAACAGCCTGACTTCCGGCTGGCAGACCTTCGGTGAAGCTGCAACGGAATCAGACAAGGACTTTGTTGCAAGGTTTAGTGATGTGGTTTCAGGCCTTGACAGTGATTACACTTTCAGCCGGAAGTGGTCAACGAACTTTGAACAGAAAACATCCCTTGCGGATGCTCAAACATGGGTAACAAACAACATTGATCCGTTGCTTTCTTCTGATCTTGATTTGATCGTTGTTCAGCTTTGCGAAAATGTTGTAGACAATGCAAGTGCTGTCGCAACGTTCCCAGAATCTTCTATGTGGTTGCTTCAGCATTTACGGACGGAATGTCCGAAAGCAAGGGTTGTATGGATGGGTGTCTGGTTTGAGCGTGGATGGGTGAAAACACTACTTGAAAACACGGCAAATACCGGCTGTGAATATGTTGATATTCGTCAGCTTTATCTGCCAGAGAATGTGTCTGTTATTGGCACTGTCTATAAAATGGAATCAGACTATACCAAAGAGTATACCGTTGATTCCTTCACGGTGAACAATGGGCAGATTACGCTTGTGTTCACGGTGGACGGAGTGCAGCACACGGCAACGATACCGTCATATACTTCCTACACTTCATCGTCTGACACAAGCATTACGGTCACAGGCATCTATCACGTTGTTAGCACGTACTATGCGGCAATCCATCCGGGAGATGAAGGTTTCCGCAAGATTGCCAACAAACTGCTGTTTGATCTTGGCATTTCAGACAGTGAGGAAACAATTCCTGCTGATACGTGAGCCGTGAAAAGGACGCTATTCACGGCGTCAGCAACAACCAGGTAAAAGGGCCGCCGGGGAAATCCGGCGGCCTTCAATAATTCATAAATAGGGGGGGATGCTTATGAAAGAAAAATAATGGATGAGGTGGAGAGATGTTTCACCTACGATCCGGAAGGCGAATGCCGGGGAGCCAGTGGAAGGAAAATGCGCCAGGTATGCGTCTATTGTCCGATGATGCAAAGATACTATGAAAACAAAAAACGAAAGGAAGAAAAGGACAATGTGGAAAAAAGTGAGTGAAATTCTGGCGGCCATTGGCGGGGCAATCGTATCATTCTTCACTACCATGCCTCCGCTGGTGTGGATTCTGGTTGCGGTGATGACGATGGACTTTATCACCGGCCTGATCTGCGCGGCAATGGGCAAAAGCAAGAAAACGGAAAACGGATATATTGCCAGTCACGCGGCCTTTGAGGGACTGATGAAGAAAGTGCTGATTATTTTTGTTGTTCTGCTGGCGGCTGCGCTGGACTTTGCGGTAAGCAAGGGGGCGGGTATACAGTTTGAGGCGGTTATGGGAGCAACATGCCTTTGGTTCATTGCATCAGAGGGATTCAGCATTCTTGAAAATGTGGCCAGTATGGGGGTGCCGGTTCCGCGTATCCTGCTGAAACTGTTGGAGATCATGAAGGAAAAGGGTGACGCTCCGGAAGAAAAGAAACCGGAGGAGGATCAAAAGGATGAATGACCGGAAAACCATTGACGCGGACAAGGCGCTGCTTCATATGACATTTGCCGGAAGGCGATTGCTGATCGCTCATGTGATCACATGCATTGCGTTCATCATCGCCATTGTTTTCTTCACAACACAGAACACGCAGCGGGAGCAGCAGATAATCGAACAAAACGCAAAACGTGATCAACAGATTATCGAGATCATTACACACCTGCATTGCGGGGAACCGATCACGGAGGTGCTGAATGGAACAGCACCAGAATGACATCAGCAAAGATGACATCCTGAAAGTGCTGGATCAATACATCCATGTGAGAAGAGACAGGGAGATCATGGCCGTCTATCTGACAGACTATCCGGGAAGCCTGGAAAGGCTGGCGGAGGAGTGCGATGTATCAAAAGAGACAGTAAAGCGGGCCATTAAGCGCTGCGCTTACATATGGAGGTACCTGCCGGGGGATGAGCTGAAAGTGGACTGAATAAGAGCATATATAGAGCCGTTTGCGCACTCGCAAGCGGCTCTCTTTTTTTATACACTTTTATCAGAAAGAAACGGAGGACACAGAGCATGTGGATCAGATGCAATCCGAATCCGTTGGGCAAGCAGACAGGGGACTGCGTGATCAGGGCCATTGCCATAGCCACAGACCAGAGCTGGCGGAGGGTATACCGGCAACTGTGCGACCTGGGCGAAAAGCATGCGGATCTGCCGAACAGTAATGCTATATGGGGCATGTATCTGCGGGAGCGGGGAGCGAGGCAGTTTTTACTGCCGGAGAGCTGTCCGGACTGCATCACGGTGCAGGCATTCTGTGAACGGTATCCGGAGGGGATCTATGTGATCGGCACAGGAGATCATGCGGTGGCCTGCATAGACGGAGATTATTATGACAGTTTCGACAGCGGGATTTTAACACCAACATATTTCTGGAGGGTGAAATGATGAACAATCCTTTATTCAACATGATGGGTAATCCGATGATGAACATGATGCAAAAGTTTCAGCAGTTTAGGCAGTCATTTCAGGGAAATCCTCAGGAACAGATCCAGCAGATGATCAACACAGGGAAAGTAAACCAGCAGCAGTATCAGCAAGCTGTGCAGATGGCACAGCAACTGAAGCAGATGATGGGCGGGAAGTAAATATTCATATTGATTCTTTTCGGTTGAGTGCGCATAGACCGATTAAAGGATAAATAAATCGAAAGGAATCAAAAACAAATGGCACTTACTGAAGAGAATGGCATGGGTACAACCATGCTGGTGCAGCCGTCCGGATATTCCGGCGGCGGGATGGGTAACCTGTTCGGCGGAGATCTGTCAATCATCGTCCTGTTCTTCCTGTTTATGATGATGGGAGGATGGGGCAACGGTTTCGGCGGAGGAATGGACGGCAACCTTTATCCGTGGATGAACAACAGCAACCAGATGGCATCCGGTTTCCAGAATCAGATGCTGAATGACAACATCACAGGCATTCAGAACGGTATTACCGGAATCGGCTCACAACTGAACAACTACCAGATGAATGATCTGGAGCGGAGCTTTGCGGCGCAGACTGCGGCAACATCCGGAATGAGCGCTATCCAGAGCCAACTGGCACAGTGCTGCTGTGACAACAGGCTGGCTACCTGCCAGACACAGAACATTGTGCAGAACGAGGGTGCGGCCACACGGATGGCCATTCAGCAGCAGACGCAGGCGATCCTGGACAAGATGTGCCAGCAGGAGATTGACGCGCTGAAGGACAAGAACCTGGAGCTTCAGAACCGCGTGAACATGCTTAACCTGTCCGCAAGTCAGACGGCCCAGACGGCAGCGCTGATTGCTGACAACACTGCACAGACACAGTACATCGTGAACCGTGTTGCTCCGTATCCGATTCCGAGCTATACGGTGGCAAATCCCAACACTCCCGCGGCCTGATGGGAGGGGTAAAAGATGAAACACATCATTGATGAACTGTATGACCTGAAAGAGGCCGTGAGCTATGAGATTGGTGAAGCGAACAAGCGGATCAAGAACGCTGGCGGAAAGATCAGCACATCTGACCTGGACGTGATTGACAAACTGACTCACAGCATGAAAAGCCTGGTAACCACATGCGCGATGCTGGAAAGCGAGGAGGGCGGATACAGCGGGAATTATCCGATGTATGGCCGTTCCTATCGTGACGGTGACCGCCGGGACGGCTACAGCGGACGGAGATACTACGGCAGACCGGATGACATGCGGGATGACATGGATCGCATGGGCGGCCAGAGGTAACAAAAAAGGGATGCTACATTTTTGTAGCATCTCTCTTTTTATCCGGTTTCAGATTGCGATTTGATAAATCGTCACTCTGGTGTTCGGATGTGACACGGTTGGTACACCATTAGGGACTCGAACCCTAGACACCCTGATTAAGAGTCAGGTGCTCTACCAACTGAGCTAATGGTGCTCAAGCAACAAAAGCTATTATACATATTATTCGAACTCTGTCAAGAAGAATTTTTCAAAAAAGAAACAATGTTTATTGAGGAAATTTTATGATATAATTTATAGAACATATAATGGAGGTTATGTGATTGAGTCTGCGCTTTGAAAAGACAATGGACGAAATGGAAGCCGCCCAGCTGAATGCCATACAGCTGGCTTATCTGGGAGACACCGTATGGGAAATGATTGTCCGGTATAAGCTTATTTCACGTAAATACAACGTCCATCATATGCACAAAAAATGCGTCAGTCTTGTGAACGCGCATTCTCAGTACATGATCCTCGGATCCATACAGGATGAACTGACCGAGACGGAAAAAGAGATTGTCCGGAGGGGGAGAAACGCGCATGCCAGACATGCTGCTCCGCGGAATCAGGATCCGGATGAATATGCCGCTTCCACCGGATTTGAAGCGTTGTTCGGTTTTCTGTATCTGACCGGACAGGATGAAAGGATCTGCCGGATTGTAAAACATATCGAAGAGGTGATATCGGATGGCTGAGCAAAAAAGAATGAAGGTTGTGCTTCTGCGGCACACACTGTCTCCGGAGGAAGCGATAGCCCTTGGTGCGAAACTGTGTTATTCAAAATCATCCATCTCTGATTTACAGGAAAAAATATCCGCGAAGGATCAGACCGGATTTATTGAAAAACTGATGGATATGGGACATGAATCCGTCCTGGAACACGCATCTTTCACCTTTGGCGTGGAAGGTGTCAGCCGCGTTCTTCTCGCACAGCTTACAAGGCACAGAATTGCCAGTTTTTCCGTCCAGAGCCAGCGGTATGTGTCCTATGAAAAAGGGTACGGATACATCATTCCGAAAAGTATCGAAGCGCTTGGTGAAGACGCGGTCAGAAGATACAGTGAACAGATGGATACTATAGAATCCTGGTATAAGGAATGGCAGGCTGAACTGGGATGTCAGGGTGAAAAATCAAATGAAGACGCCCGGTTCGTGCTGCCGAACGCCTGTGAGACCAGAATCATGGTAACCATGAACGTACGTGAACTGAGGCACTTCTTCTCATTGCGCATGTGCAGCCGCGCCCAGTGGGAAATAAGGGAGATGGCGAATGAGATGTTCAGGCTTTGCTTCGAAACCGCACCGGCCCTGTTTAAAAACGCCGGACCGGCCTGCCTGAGGGGTAAATGCCCGGAAGGTGAAAAAAGCTGCGGTCAGGCTGTGAAGATCAGACAGGAACGGGAAGAAATGATCCGTGCGCATGAAAAGGAGTAAATATATGTCATTTGATAAGAAGAAGAACAATACAAGGGGATTCAGGGCTACGTCAGAAAGAAGCCGTATATCAGGCAAAACGTATTCCGGTGACAGAAATACAAGAAAGGATCATGTAAAAGCTGAACCCCGGACAAGAGACTATCGTCAGTATGAATATCATCAGAAAGAGTTTTCTGATAAACCTGATCATAATGAACAGTCAAATGAATATATCCTTACGGGCAGGAATCCGATTCGGGAAGCGCTGAAAAACCAC of Aristaeella lactis contains these proteins:
- a CDS encoding phage tail spike protein, whose translation is MIHVYDKGNSAYDKNGNVILFPKNGTVRMAAGGNYELQMVCPMDAEGGYKHLIREAVVKAPVPKETIETAYSGMEVDLYVTNQAAALRSGKNEPSTINYPTWTANPETPYTAGSKVTYLNKNYQCNQFDATSPQSVIPPNANSWWTEIARTTSGDPVLVNLKSGTSLYYVSGPDGNGWYTMCTTYGLEGYIKGTQITYSRHLTPAETQPRTITEQLFRIKTVNRDKMNNTVTVNAKHISYDMNGVLIKNAKINRKSPAEALAWIEQAFMITYPGTIATNMPTNADATYSAEISGKSGMYALIDPDKGVVPCFGAEFRRDNWDLFVMAKTNTDRGFRIRYSNNMQGVQWKTDSSSLKTRIVPVAKDEDGSDLYLTPTEWINSSHINDYDTIYMERLKVNGQVGKDDGTETDTKWTAATLRAEMRKQAQSLFDVDHVDVPSDEITVAFEMMGDTAEYPWLKALQSMVLYDTVIAIDEDTGLSASVTVDELEFDIVKKKITAAKLTNYKAYNVKNVGGFNVLDNSITGDKLTDEAGEQLISSAVNSATESATEYTDQKAYQTRQQAAADTDDAINGYDSQIKNWIAQNYQPLPNRRSIEEEGR
- the thyX gene encoding FAD-dependent thymidylate synthase, with translation MAEQKRMKVVLLRHTLSPEEAIALGAKLCYSKSSISDLQEKISAKDQTGFIEKLMDMGHESVLEHASFTFGVEGVSRVLLAQLTRHRIASFSVQSQRYVSYEKGYGYIIPKSIEALGEDAVRRYSEQMDTIESWYKEWQAELGCQGEKSNEDARFVLPNACETRIMVTMNVRELRHFFSLRMCSRAQWEIREMANEMFRLCFETAPALFKNAGPACLRGKCPEGEKSCGQAVKIRQEREEMIRAHEKE
- a CDS encoding peptidoglycan-binding domain-containing protein — its product is MNSAQYVSNLLEELKKAGTALMVIAWKIALACVGWAYVFGARGQYCTPANRRARYSDAHPTIKTACKNYNGSSSEGCQGCKWYPGNLLTRFFDCRGFPYWIFKIVYGFEIMGAGATSQWNTKANWRAQGTIDTCPDDIIVCLFQQDKNKKSTMAHTGIGFHGETVECQNGVQYFAKRKDKWTHWAIPACVEMEGQPMPDKDQKEEPKENEPTLRKGSRGDWVTILQNKLIMRGYSCGSKGADGIYGNDTVAAVKAFQKANGLTADGVTGQKTWAALNQTAPVTETYYTVTIKNKTKAQAEEIISKYGGTMAAE
- a CDS encoding Mini-ribonuclease 3; translation: MSLRFEKTMDEMEAAQLNAIQLAYLGDTVWEMIVRYKLISRKYNVHHMHKKCVSLVNAHSQYMILGSIQDELTETEKEIVRRGRNAHARHAAPRNQDPDEYAASTGFEALFGFLYLTGQDERICRIVKHIEEVISDG
- a CDS encoding phage tail domain-containing protein, translated to MAQSYFIWKGIDCRDMGVKLSGPVPIIRPEERVQHVEIPGRSGDLTELEGTQVYNSYIQTATIMVQGGYRVREIYNWLKGSGYVTFHGEPDRKQAARIVGAITLNKHSRNLDWWVGEVQFYCQPLKQKLTEDTVTVTSSGTAVINAGDVESRPKITAKANASSMTITIGGKSLTITGLTSGSEYIIDSEIMEVSNAARTALITKDSVGSFPMLAPGSNTITGSGWSKLVIDRRERFL
- a CDS encoding phage holin family protein — encoded protein: MWKKVSEILAAIGGAIVSFFTTMPPLVWILVAVMTMDFITGLICAAMGKSKKTENGYIASHAAFEGLMKKVLIIFVVLLAAALDFAVSKGAGIQFEAVMGATCLWFIASEGFSILENVASMGVPVPRILLKLLEIMKEKGDAPEEKKPEEDQKDE
- a CDS encoding SGNH/GDSL hydrolase family protein — translated: MANYKEDIINIELENGTLHRSFLHHSIGEGDAKANRYGVRVYRNGQPVTLGGSCKGFFIRADGATVTVTDGVVEGNVAYVILPETCYAVEGVFSLAIKVINGSETVTMRIVDGVVSRTSSGSAVDPGTIIPSVEAMLAEIAAAEATIPLDYSNVNKALRLQQTGIQTQTLSWEQGGIDGDTGAFNTSTIQIRTGFIYVGKGNVIKITTSNGYRGHVRWYNGANASQFVSSENSVSGYITAQADYVALVCTEPNWGTIVPSEGSNMGMKIVSGAEAEIGIVKQAFILASVPIELDTHTWVLSFPINNYCRVITSFGEKINLNIQGDVQLQQSCIIYYKKDTNEIVTRDYVTAIDDPNLYLIGVTNGAQVVYMNIMSAFKVDGVTSAGSCPEFTFLYNYRYAPAYIAVLGDSISTYDGYSEGAYYPSGDVDTVDETWWAIVAKGLRLGYDSATVSAISRTTFIDQNDESLPPAYDSTRIARLGSVHYPSYIFVNMGTNDPYLNNIGSMTYESDITALEALPESTTKGIALTIRKLQAAYSDARIVMLIPKPVKIDTVHETSPQYTAELVEKVAERIKALGELYGVFKVIDLRKCDINQSNVASYCGDSAIHPNASGMKRMGQYILFEMMK